The uncultured Campylobacter sp. sequence TTCTGTATTTACAGGAAGAAGTGTTGTTCGATTTATGTAAGTATAAGTCGCTCTATCTAAATCAGAAAACGCATATTGACCTTTTACGCCAATATTGAAATCATCGGAAATATCAAAGTTAAATGCTAACTCTGCAGCGAAAAGATCGGCTACATCTTCTAAGGAGTTATACCATAATTGGAAAGCCACAGGATCGTATGAGCCCATAGCTCCTACTCCATATAGATTGTGATCGGTAGTTAATTTTCCTTTTAATGGGGCCATTACACCTGTTCTATTCCACTTAAGGCTGCCAATATCACTATCATTCTCTAAAGAGTCCATCCAAAAGCCAGTAAGAGTTAGCCCCTCGATATCGGTGCTAGTAATCTTAACACCGTCCCCATACATATCATCCGTAAAGAACGAACCTATACCCTGGCGACCAACTGTAATCGTAGTGCCGCCAATAGCATATCCTAAGTAGGCCTTGGCAATATCAAATTGAGACTCATCATCCTCTTCATTTTTCTCCTGAAGATATACACCGTCTGAAGATGAAAAAGTCTGACCGTTATCTCTATCCATAAATCTAACACCGACTACACCGAAAAAGTTATCGTCGATTTTAGCTTTGAAATCTACTTCGGATTTGAATTCCCAGACACTAGATTTCTCGCGGTAGACATTTTTATCGGATTCATTATTGTGTGTATATCGCATACGAGCGTATCCGTTTAGATCCACATCCTTGATAGCTTCCTCTAACGGAACAGCACTTGCACTCATAGCAAGAGCACCTGCAGCGACTGCTGCCGCTAAACTAAGTTTAACTAGTTTCATTTTGAACTCCTTTAAAAGTTTGTAAGCGCAATAGTAGCACAAAATGACAAATTATATGCTTAAAATAGGCTGAAAAATACTAAAATTTTACCAAATTGTTACCGAGTATTTACCGAAAATCCAAATTTAACGGGCATAAAAAAAAGCGAGACCCACACAGGTCTCGCCGATTATTGAAAGGAGTTCTAATTTCGATGTGGGGATTATATCAGGCTGCGGTAAACAGACGGCAACACCTCTTTCTTGCGGGAGAAATTTCATAAAAATTTTACGACGTGAAATTTTTTATGAATGAAATTTCAAGACACGAAATTTGCAAAGCGTGAGTTTTAGAAATCTACGCGATATCTTATCGGCTAAGAATACGACACTTAGAACGAGCAGTACGCGAAAAACCGCGAGAAAGAAAATTTATAAGAATTTCGCAATCAAAATTCTA is a genomic window containing:
- a CDS encoding major outer membrane protein — translated: MKLVKLSLAAAVAAGALAMSASAVPLEEAIKDVDLNGYARMRYTHNNESDKNVYREKSSVWEFKSEVDFKAKIDDNFFGVVGVRFMDRDNGQTFSSSDGVYLQEKNEEDDESQFDIAKAYLGYAIGGTTITVGRQGIGSFFTDDMYGDGVKITSTDIEGLTLTGFWMDSLENDSDIGSLKWNRTGVMAPLKGKLTTDHNLYGVGAMGSYDPVAFQLWYNSLEDVADLFAAELAFNFDISDDFNIGVKGQYAFSDLDRATYTYINRTTLLPVNTETSDADFWAAEASMGLFGIDLAAGYLRFEPDNKDRASFVSFEDQGSFISPGEQLLDYTNFTGKNHYWYAVAGYTIPDTGIRIGADYLDGKSAGKDAYEAVGRISYKYNEKLSFKTWYSHYKIDGAAGAADEKNDRIRFEAKYSF